A region from the Leptolyngbya iicbica LK genome encodes:
- a CDS encoding SpoIIE family protein phosphatase codes for MTWEDDDRLKLMVVDDEPDNLDLLYRAFRRDFEVYRAEDGFKALELLNTAGEMAVIISDQRMPRMNGTEFLSRTVEQFPDTIRIVLTGYTDVQDLVEAINSGKVFKYITKPWNPQELKSVVMQAAETFRVVKQRTQALTQALARESFFNDVMSVIRESLDYHSMLQTIVTTLGKTFNAAHAVLYAVEVHEQRTELDQVLSFNSPEATSEPLPDLESHSRQVSEHVLHTGEVKIDALELSSKQVSLTVPLRYQQATLAIVTLYHGDDPTWAEDTAQLLNSVAEQIALAISQAKLYQRIQRQTQQMRSELEVARQIQTNLLRQSVPVIESVRIQARCLPAREVGGDFYEIFPHPQGDIWLAVGDVSGKGVPAALFMASAISVLRRELSQDRSPAPDKVMQNLNRSLWDDLVNSNCFITLALICYNPATHQLSYANAGHIYPMVWSETQINAPDGEPIYLKTRGVPLGILPEWKADAGEMALLPGQTLLLTSDGLTEATIADGTQTGGAAMLRQTGLWALLQQHPRSLDLDKLLSSIQAGSAEQEDDQTALLLEVKA; via the coding sequence ATGACATGGGAAGACGATGACCGTCTCAAACTCATGGTGGTGGACGACGAGCCAGACAACCTGGACTTGTTGTACCGTGCCTTTCGCCGTGACTTTGAAGTGTACCGGGCCGAAGATGGCTTCAAAGCGCTGGAATTGCTAAACACCGCAGGCGAGATGGCGGTCATTATTTCTGACCAACGCATGCCCCGCATGAATGGCACCGAATTTTTGAGCCGCACGGTTGAGCAGTTTCCCGACACGATTCGCATCGTGCTGACCGGCTACACCGACGTGCAAGATCTAGTCGAAGCAATCAACTCCGGCAAGGTGTTCAAATACATCACCAAGCCCTGGAATCCCCAAGAACTCAAATCAGTAGTGATGCAGGCAGCGGAGACCTTTCGCGTGGTCAAGCAGCGCACCCAAGCCCTGACCCAAGCCCTGGCCCGAGAGTCGTTTTTCAACGACGTGATGAGCGTCATTCGCGAATCACTGGACTACCACAGTATGCTCCAGACGATTGTGACCACCTTGGGCAAAACGTTTAACGCGGCCCATGCGGTGCTCTATGCGGTCGAAGTTCACGAGCAACGGACGGAACTGGATCAAGTTCTCAGCTTCAACTCGCCAGAGGCGACGTCTGAGCCTCTGCCTGATCTAGAAAGTCATAGCCGCCAAGTGAGCGAGCACGTGCTGCACACGGGCGAGGTCAAAATCGATGCCTTAGAGCTATCGTCAAAACAGGTGTCGCTGACAGTCCCGCTGCGGTATCAGCAAGCCACCCTCGCGATCGTCACCCTGTATCACGGCGATGACCCCACCTGGGCCGAAGACACCGCTCAATTGCTGAATAGCGTTGCAGAACAAATCGCGTTAGCCATTTCCCAGGCCAAGCTCTACCAGCGCATCCAACGGCAGACCCAGCAGATGCGCTCAGAGCTCGAAGTGGCGCGACAGATTCAGACCAATCTGCTGCGGCAAAGCGTACCCGTGATTGAGAGTGTGCGCATTCAAGCGCGTTGCCTGCCCGCGCGGGAAGTGGGCGGCGATTTTTACGAAATCTTTCCTCATCCCCAAGGAGACATTTGGCTCGCCGTGGGGGATGTGTCAGGCAAAGGGGTGCCTGCCGCGCTATTCATGGCGAGTGCGATTTCGGTGCTCCGGCGAGAACTGTCGCAAGACCGATCGCCCGCCCCTGATAAGGTCATGCAAAACCTCAACCGCAGCCTGTGGGACGATTTGGTCAATAGCAACTGTTTTATTACCCTGGCGCTGATTTGCTATAACCCGGCGACTCACCAACTCAGCTACGCCAATGCTGGCCATATTTACCCGATGGTGTGGTCAGAGACCCAAATTAATGCGCCAGATGGCGAGCCGATCTACCTCAAAACCCGTGGCGTGCCGTTGGGCATCTTGCCAGAGTGGAAGGCCGATGCGGGTGAGATGGCGCTGTTGCCAGGCCAAACCTTGTTGCTCACCAGCGATGGCTTGACCGAAGCAACGATCGCCGATGGCACCCAAACCGGCGGTGCGGCGATGCTACGCCAGACGGGATTATGGGCGCTGCTGCAACAACATCCGCGATCGCTCGATTTAGATAAGCTCCTCAGTAGCATTCAGGCGGGTAGTGCAGAACAGGAAGACGATCAAACCGCATTATTGCTGGAGGTAAAGGCATGA
- the rsmH gene encoding 16S rRNA (cytosine(1402)-N(4))-methyltransferase RsmH has product MRVAVNDAGMSDRAEGFQHVPVMPEAVLTGLQVDETSPGRRFLDATVGGGGHSALILQRDAQSQLVALDQDAIALQAAQARLAEFGDRVTFHHTNFGEFKPGEQRFAGILADIGVSSAQLDMPERGFSFRQTAPLDMRMNQQQELSAADIVNHWDETDLANLIYEYGEERLSRRIARKILEQRPFQTTTELAEAIAQCVPKKYRYGRIHPATRTFQALRIAVNAELDVLKTFLTNAPDWLVPGGRLVIISFHSLEDRIVKHAFRQDDRLKIITKKPLVATDAELQANPRARSAKLRVAEKVDLANA; this is encoded by the coding sequence ATGAGGGTAGCGGTGAATGATGCCGGGATGAGCGATCGCGCTGAAGGGTTTCAGCATGTGCCAGTGATGCCAGAGGCGGTGTTGACCGGGCTGCAGGTTGATGAAACATCACCGGGGCGACGGTTTTTGGATGCGACGGTGGGCGGTGGCGGCCATAGTGCGCTGATTTTGCAGCGAGATGCCCAGAGTCAACTGGTGGCGCTGGATCAAGATGCGATCGCCCTCCAGGCCGCGCAGGCCCGATTGGCAGAATTTGGCGATCGCGTCACGTTTCATCACACCAACTTTGGCGAATTCAAGCCTGGTGAACAACGATTTGCAGGCATTTTGGCCGATATTGGTGTTAGCTCGGCACAGTTGGATATGCCCGAGCGGGGCTTTAGCTTTCGCCAAACGGCCCCCCTCGACATGCGGATGAATCAGCAGCAGGAACTCAGTGCCGCCGACATTGTGAACCACTGGGATGAGACGGATCTCGCCAACCTGATTTATGAGTACGGCGAAGAGCGGCTGTCGCGGCGGATTGCCCGCAAGATCTTGGAACAACGCCCCTTTCAAACCACGACGGAACTCGCAGAAGCGATCGCTCAATGCGTACCCAAAAAATATCGCTATGGCCGTATCCATCCCGCTACACGCACTTTTCAAGCCCTGCGCATCGCCGTGAACGCTGAACTTGATGTGCTCAAAACCTTTCTCACCAATGCTCCTGACTGGTTAGTGCCCGGCGGTCGCTTAGTGATCATCAGCTTTCATAGTTTGGAAGACCGCATCGTTAAGCACGCCTTTCGCCAGGACGATCGCCTCAAAATCATTACGAAAAAGCCCCTGGTCGCCACCGATGCCGAATTGCAAGCCAATCCTCGCGCGCGATCGGCCAAACTCCGCGTCGCTGAAAAGGTAGACCTTGCCAATGCTTAG
- a CDS encoding NAD(P)H-quinone oxidoreductase subunit H, which yields MTRIETKTEPMVINMGPHHPSMHGVLRLIVTLDGEDVVDCEPVIGYLHRGMEKIAESRTNVQFVPYVSRWDYAAGMFNEAITVNAPEKLADIDVPKRASYIRVIMLELNRIANHLLWLGPFLADVGAQTPFFYIFRERELIYDLWEAATGQRMVNNNYFRIGGVAADLPYGWIDKCLDFCDYFVPKVDEYEKLITNNPIFRRRIEGIGVISREDAISWGLSGPMLRGSGVKWDLRKVDHYECYDELDWEVQYATEGDCMARYVVRMAEMRESVKIIQQACKQLPGGPYENLEAKRMSEGPKSEWNDFDYQFAGKKIPPTFKIPEGEHYVRLESGKGELGVFIMGDDNVFPWRFKIRAADFNNLQILPHLLRGMKVADIMAILGSIDIIMGSVDR from the coding sequence ATGACACGCATTGAAACCAAAACCGAACCCATGGTGATTAACATGGGGCCGCATCATCCCTCTATGCATGGGGTGTTGCGCCTCATTGTGACGCTGGATGGCGAAGATGTCGTCGATTGTGAGCCGGTGATTGGCTACCTGCATCGCGGCATGGAAAAAATTGCGGAGAGTCGCACCAACGTGCAGTTTGTGCCCTATGTGAGCCGCTGGGACTACGCTGCCGGCATGTTCAACGAGGCGATTACCGTTAATGCGCCTGAAAAATTGGCCGACATTGACGTACCGAAGCGGGCCAGCTACATTCGCGTCATCATGCTGGAGCTCAACCGTATTGCGAACCACTTGCTATGGTTGGGACCGTTTTTGGCCGACGTGGGTGCCCAGACCCCCTTCTTCTACATCTTCCGCGAACGGGAATTGATTTATGACCTGTGGGAAGCCGCTACGGGTCAGCGCATGGTCAACAACAACTACTTCCGCATTGGGGGCGTGGCAGCTGATTTGCCCTACGGCTGGATTGATAAGTGTCTCGATTTTTGCGATTACTTTGTCCCCAAGGTTGACGAGTACGAAAAGCTGATCACTAACAACCCCATCTTCCGGCGACGGATTGAGGGAATTGGCGTCATTTCGCGGGAGGATGCGATCTCTTGGGGGCTATCTGGCCCCATGCTACGCGGCTCTGGGGTGAAGTGGGATCTGCGCAAAGTAGATCACTACGAGTGCTACGACGAACTGGATTGGGAAGTGCAGTACGCCACCGAAGGGGACTGCATGGCCCGCTACGTTGTGCGCATGGCGGAAATGCGCGAGTCTGTAAAAATCATTCAACAGGCTTGTAAGCAGTTGCCGGGTGGCCCTTACGAAAACCTGGAAGCCAAGCGCATGTCTGAAGGGCCGAAGTCGGAGTGGAACGACTTTGACTATCAGTTTGCGGGCAAGAAAATCCCCCCCACGTTCAAAATTCCTGAGGGTGAACATTATGTGCGCCTGGAAAGTGGCAAGGGTGAGCTGGGCGTCTTCATCATGGGTGATGACAACGTGTTCCCCTGGCGTTTTAAGATTCGCGCGGCGGACTTCAACAATCTGCAAATCTTGCCGCACTTGCTGCGGGGCATGAAGGTCGCTGACATTATGGCGATTCTCGGCAGTATCGACATCATCATGGGGTCGGTCGATCGCTAA
- a CDS encoding GNAT family N-acetyltransferase codes for MTAVCQIRPGDFASEEAQALVSELDQHLAELYADYIPDLYGMKQADVAQPRSGFWLACVVDQVAGCVAVRPFTHTKAELKRMYVRPAFRNRGIGKQLLATAETAAIAWGYTHLCLETGEAQPASLHLYTQAGFQTISCFGHYDDPESRCYEKVLTRR; via the coding sequence ATGACAGCGGTTTGCCAAATTCGACCCGGTGATTTTGCCAGTGAGGAGGCGCAAGCCCTGGTGAGCGAACTGGATCAGCATCTCGCCGAACTTTATGCTGATTACATCCCCGACCTCTACGGCATGAAGCAGGCCGATGTGGCGCAGCCGCGCAGTGGCTTTTGGCTGGCCTGTGTGGTGGATCAGGTAGCGGGCTGTGTCGCAGTGCGACCTTTTACTCACACGAAAGCGGAGTTGAAGCGGATGTATGTGCGGCCTGCTTTTCGCAATCGGGGTATTGGTAAACAGTTACTGGCGACTGCCGAGACCGCTGCGATCGCTTGGGGCTACACCCACCTCTGCCTCGAAACCGGGGAAGCCCAACCCGCCTCACTACACCTCTACACCCAAGCCGGATTCCAGACGATTTCCTGCTTTGGCCATTACGACGACCCCGAGAGCCGCTGCTACGAAAAGGTACTGACCCGACGATAG
- the hypD gene encoding hydrogenase formation protein HypD produces MKYVQEFRDPQKAQGLLHEIKGLGEQLTQDHPGPIKIMEVCGGHTHSIFKYGLESLLPSSIELVHGPGCPVCIMPKGRLDDAIAIAQQPHVILTTFGDVMRVPGSQQSLLQAKAEGADIRMVYSPLDALKLARENPDREVAFFAIGFETTAPSTALTVLQAQREGITNFSLFCNHVLVVPALEALLSNPDLQLDGFIGPGHVSMVIGARPYQVIAERYGKPVAIAGFEPLDILQSLWMVLRQLAEGRCEVENQYTRLVNHDGNAVALDALAKVFTVREQFEWRGLGDIPASGFKMHPNYSQFDAEAKFTLPHQRVADHKACACGEILQGVKKPWECKVFGTACTPEHPIGACMVSSEGACAAYYKYGAAQAPQPSEALAKSR; encoded by the coding sequence ATGAAATACGTTCAAGAATTTCGCGATCCTCAAAAAGCTCAAGGGCTGCTTCATGAAATTAAAGGGTTGGGTGAACAACTCACTCAAGACCACCCCGGCCCCATCAAAATCATGGAAGTCTGTGGCGGCCACACCCACTCCATCTTTAAATACGGGCTGGAATCGCTGCTGCCCTCCAGCATTGAGTTAGTGCATGGCCCCGGCTGTCCGGTGTGCATCATGCCCAAGGGCCGATTGGATGACGCGATCGCGATCGCTCAGCAGCCCCACGTCATCCTCACCACCTTTGGCGACGTGATGCGGGTGCCCGGCTCCCAGCAAAGTTTGCTGCAAGCCAAAGCCGAGGGAGCCGACATTCGCATGGTCTACTCCCCACTGGATGCGCTGAAATTGGCGCGGGAAAACCCGGATCGGGAAGTGGCATTTTTTGCGATCGGCTTTGAAACCACCGCCCCCAGCACCGCCCTCACGGTGCTGCAAGCCCAGCGCGAAGGCATCACCAACTTCAGCCTGTTCTGCAACCACGTCCTTGTCGTCCCGGCGTTAGAAGCGCTGCTCAGCAATCCGGATTTACAGCTTGACGGCTTCATCGGGCCGGGGCACGTCAGCATGGTCATCGGGGCACGGCCCTATCAGGTGATTGCCGAACGCTATGGCAAGCCCGTCGCGATCGCGGGCTTCGAGCCGCTGGATATTCTGCAATCGCTGTGGATGGTGCTGCGCCAACTAGCCGAGGGCCGCTGCGAAGTGGAGAACCAATACACCCGCCTGGTGAACCACGACGGCAATGCGGTGGCGCTAGATGCATTAGCCAAAGTCTTCACCGTGCGAGAACAGTTTGAGTGGCGCGGATTGGGCGACATTCCCGCCTCCGGTTTCAAGATGCACCCCAACTATTCGCAGTTCGACGCCGAGGCCAAGTTCACGCTGCCCCACCAGCGCGTTGCCGACCATAAAGCCTGTGCCTGTGGCGAAATCCTGCAAGGCGTCAAAAAGCCCTGGGAATGCAAGGTTTTTGGCACCGCCTGCACCCCCGAACACCCCATCGGCGCTTGCATGGTGTCTTCAGAAGGAGCCTGCGCCGCCTATTACAAATATGGTGCAGCTCAAGCTCCTCAGCCGTCTGAAGCGTTGGCAAAATCGCGTTAA
- a CDS encoding HypC/HybG/HupF family hydrogenase formation chaperone, whose protein sequence is MCLGIPGQILDISDREQQLAIVDIGGVRRPVNIACIVDDDHPLQDCIGEWVLVHVGFAMNRIDPDEAQQTLDLLEEMAAVHATIASTDANLAATARP, encoded by the coding sequence ATGTGTTTAGGCATCCCCGGACAAATTCTTGACATCAGCGATCGCGAGCAACAGTTGGCGATCGTCGATATCGGCGGCGTGCGGCGGCCCGTCAATATTGCCTGCATCGTCGATGACGACCATCCCCTCCAAGACTGCATCGGCGAGTGGGTACTCGTCCACGTCGGCTTTGCCATGAACCGCATTGACCCCGATGAAGCCCAACAGACTCTCGACCTGCTCGAAGAAATGGCCGCAGTCCACGCCACGATCGCAAGCACAGACGCCAACTTGGCCGCAACCGCCCGCCCCTGA
- a CDS encoding carbamoyltransferase HypF translates to MVANLVRPTQASAVRVETAAEIRVKGTVQGVGFRPTVYRLARVCQLRGEVYNDAAGVMIRVAGPLPQIDRLVARLLAEAPPLSRITTIQRRDIDCATIVQTSFEITPSRSGHRRTQISPDAATCPHCLSETLDPASRFYRYPFTNCTHCGPRLSIIRRIPYDRAHTSMATFALCPVCQAEYTDPLNRRFHAQPVACDRCGPQAWLERADGQPLTFELASLQVVDAVTALLHRGEIVAIKGLGGIHLACDATNEAVVQRLRDRKHRDHKPFALMVRDLNVIKPYCEISDAERSLLESPAAPIVLLKQKADLFGSRVAGYEGDRVRTLDGSVSSTTLPAPLPHSSTHPTTQPPNHPHTLPSTVRPLATSLAPHLPTLGVMLPYTPLHHLILQRLDRPIVLTSGNRSDEPQCIDNDNAREKLGDIATYFLLHDRDIVNRVDDSVVRVVRGQRQTLRRARGYAPAPLPLPPGFEQAPPILAMGGELKSTFCLMREGEAILSQHLGDLENAIAFEAYQDTLRLYQDLFEHQPAVIAADLHPDYLSTKLGHTLATDRNLPLYGIQHHHAHIAAAMVEHGLPIDTAPVLGLALDGLGYGDDDTLWGGEFLIADYQTCQRVAHFEPIAMLGGAQATRQPWRNTYAQLMNALGWEALTQQFGDLELVQFLANQPRGILDHMLTTGTRSPLASSAGRLFDAVAAAVGICRDSTSYEGQGAIELEALITPDDLQAAPYPFAIKREGDRPILSAVPMWSELLRDLQVGVPVATIAARFHLGLAAAIAQLATELAHHQHLTQVVLSGGVFQNQVLLIAVQEQLQQQGLTVLIPHEVPANDGGLALGQGAIVIARHLSFSSK, encoded by the coding sequence ATGGTTGCAAATCTTGTAAGACCGACTCAAGCTTCTGCGGTGAGGGTAGAAACCGCCGCCGAAATTCGCGTCAAAGGCACCGTACAAGGCGTCGGCTTTCGCCCTACGGTGTATCGCTTAGCGCGAGTCTGTCAGTTGCGAGGCGAAGTGTATAACGATGCTGCCGGAGTCATGATTCGCGTAGCTGGCCCCCTCCCCCAGATTGATCGGTTAGTCGCTCGCCTGCTCGCGGAGGCCCCGCCCCTGTCACGCATTACGACCATTCAGCGGCGCGACATTGACTGCGCCACCATTGTCCAAACCAGTTTTGAAATCACCCCCAGCCGTAGCGGCCATCGTCGCACCCAAATTTCGCCCGATGCAGCCACTTGTCCCCACTGCTTGTCCGAAACCCTCGATCCCGCCAGTCGCTTTTACCGTTATCCCTTCACGAACTGTACCCACTGCGGCCCCCGCCTCAGCATCATTCGCCGCATTCCCTACGATCGCGCCCACACCAGCATGGCGACCTTTGCCCTGTGTCCAGTCTGTCAGGCCGAGTATACCGACCCGCTAAACCGTCGCTTTCATGCGCAGCCCGTGGCCTGCGATCGCTGCGGCCCCCAAGCCTGGCTCGAACGCGCTGACGGCCAACCCCTCACCTTTGAGTTGGCCTCGCTGCAGGTGGTAGACGCTGTGACCGCTCTGCTCCACCGGGGCGAAATTGTCGCCATCAAAGGGCTCGGGGGCATTCACCTCGCTTGCGACGCCACGAACGAAGCCGTCGTGCAGCGATTGCGCGATCGCAAACACCGCGATCACAAACCCTTTGCCCTCATGGTGCGCGACCTCAACGTCATCAAACCCTACTGCGAGATTAGCGACGCCGAGCGGAGCCTGTTGGAGAGTCCGGCAGCGCCCATTGTCCTGCTGAAACAGAAAGCCGATTTATTCGGTAGCAGGGTAGCAGGGTATGAGGGTGACCGCGTGCGTACCTTAGACGGCAGTGTTTCCTCAACTACCCTCCCTGCCCCACTCCCCCACTCATCGACTCACCCAACCACCCAGCCACCCAACCACCCTCACACTCTCCCCAGCACTGTTCGCCCCCTTGCGACGTCTCTCGCCCCGCACCTGCCCACCCTCGGCGTAATGCTGCCCTACACCCCGCTGCATCACCTGATCCTCCAGCGGCTGGATCGGCCCATCGTGCTCACCAGCGGCAATCGCTCCGATGAACCTCAGTGCATTGACAACGACAACGCGCGGGAAAAGCTAGGCGACATCGCCACCTATTTCCTCCTGCACGATCGCGACATTGTGAATCGGGTCGATGACTCTGTGGTGCGGGTGGTGCGGGGCCAACGCCAAACGCTGCGCCGGGCACGAGGATACGCCCCCGCGCCGCTGCCGCTGCCCCCCGGTTTTGAGCAAGCGCCCCCCATTCTCGCCATGGGCGGCGAACTCAAAAGCACTTTTTGCCTGATGCGAGAGGGGGAGGCAATTTTGTCGCAGCATTTGGGCGATTTGGAAAATGCGATCGCGTTCGAGGCGTATCAAGACACGCTCCGGTTATATCAGGATTTATTTGAGCACCAACCCGCTGTGATCGCTGCCGACCTCCACCCCGATTACCTTTCCACCAAACTGGGCCACACCCTCGCAACTGACCGCAACTTGCCCCTTTACGGCATTCAGCATCACCACGCCCACATCGCCGCAGCAATGGTCGAGCACGGCTTGCCCATCGACACGGCTCCCGTCCTCGGCCTTGCCTTAGATGGCCTGGGTTACGGCGACGACGATACTCTGTGGGGCGGCGAATTCCTGATTGCGGATTATCAGACTTGTCAGCGCGTCGCTCACTTTGAACCCATTGCCATGCTCGGCGGGGCTCAGGCCACCCGACAACCCTGGCGCAACACCTACGCCCAGTTGATGAATGCCCTCGGCTGGGAAGCGCTGACGCAGCAGTTCGGTGACCTGGAACTGGTGCAGTTTTTGGCCAATCAGCCGCGCGGCATTCTCGACCACATGTTGACTACCGGCACGCGATCGCCCCTCGCCTCCTCAGCCGGACGTTTATTCGACGCCGTTGCTGCTGCGGTGGGCATTTGCCGCGACTCTACCAGTTATGAAGGTCAGGGCGCGATCGAACTCGAAGCGCTCATTACCCCTGATGATTTGCAGGCCGCGCCTTATCCCTTTGCGATCAAGCGCGAGGGCGATCGCCCCATCCTCTCAGCAGTGCCGATGTGGTCAGAGCTGTTGCGAGATCTGCAAGTAGGAGTGCCTGTTGCCACCATTGCAGCGCGATTCCATTTGGGCCTCGCCGCCGCGATCGCCCAACTCGCCACCGAACTTGCCCACCATCAACACTTGACCCAAGTCGTTCTCTCCGGCGGCGTCTTTCAAAACCAGGTGTTGCTGATTGCAGTACAAGAACAGCTGCAGCAGCAGGGTCTGACCGTCCTCATCCCCCATGAGGTACCCGCCAACGACGGCGGCCTTGCCCTGGGGCAGGGCGCGATCGTGATCGCCCGCCACCTATCTTTTTCGTCAAAGTGA
- a CDS encoding photosystem II reaction center protein K → MEAALLLAKLPEAYSLFDPLVDVLPVIPVFFLLLAFVWQAAVGFR, encoded by the coding sequence ATGGAAGCTGCTCTGCTGTTAGCCAAACTGCCTGAAGCTTATTCTTTGTTCGATCCTTTGGTAGATGTGTTGCCCGTAATCCCTGTGTTCTTTTTATTGCTGGCGTTTGTCTGGCAGGCAGCCGTGGGTTTTCGCTAA
- a CDS encoding class I SAM-dependent methyltransferase: MSTWSSGYNTDLGYTFGYYREISPEWLDFVALSKLVTPPAGDWRYLELGCGQGYGLLLLAALNPEHDFFGIDFNPVHISHARNLATAAGLTNVRFEEADFTALATDWPADWGQFDYITAHGIYSWLQPEVCAAIVQLMNHASRAGALVYLSYNALPAWFSSHPIQHLMRLWQTTESLESVKAIETGIRRLEKLTEAQTGMTRMLPGMKAMLDKVAKHDRAYLVQEYLHDNWHPRWFDQVVEEVKPAKLTYVGTASMGDLFLRSFMPQKFKDIVQDYTDPIVQEVMIDTLVNQSFRRDVFSRGATPMWTAQRQQAMLQQSFVLLNRPPADDELKFKTSIGELKGKAEIYNLFYDQLATGPKTAQELMQVPASQPLGLGDMMQALSFMLNEGHIGFYRPPSDRGPALALNRAIAIATANGAPYRFAIASKLGHVVTVSDVDLMLLTATFDQPQGSATELGTALVERLLALGKGLSQQGKPLTKREDLLPYATQLAETFLQKTLPQWREYGVCE, from the coding sequence ATGTCTACTTGGTCTTCTGGCTACAACACCGATCTTGGCTACACCTTTGGTTACTATCGCGAAATCAGTCCAGAATGGCTCGACTTTGTGGCATTGAGCAAGTTAGTGACGCCCCCCGCTGGGGACTGGCGCTACCTGGAATTGGGCTGTGGTCAAGGCTATGGGCTGCTCTTATTGGCGGCGCTCAATCCGGAGCATGACTTTTTCGGGATTGATTTCAACCCGGTACACATTAGCCACGCGCGGAATTTAGCGACGGCGGCGGGGCTGACCAACGTGCGGTTTGAAGAGGCTGATTTCACTGCTTTGGCAACGGACTGGCCCGCCGACTGGGGACAGTTTGACTACATTACCGCTCACGGCATTTATTCCTGGCTGCAGCCAGAGGTGTGCGCCGCGATCGTGCAATTGATGAACCATGCATCGCGGGCCGGAGCGCTGGTGTATCTCAGCTATAACGCTCTGCCCGCCTGGTTTTCGTCGCATCCGATTCAGCATTTGATGCGGCTTTGGCAAACGACTGAAAGCTTGGAGTCGGTGAAGGCGATCGAAACGGGCATTCGGCGCTTAGAAAAACTCACCGAGGCCCAAACGGGGATGACGCGGATGTTGCCCGGCATGAAAGCCATGCTGGACAAGGTGGCTAAACACGATCGCGCCTATCTGGTGCAGGAATATTTGCACGACAACTGGCATCCCCGCTGGTTTGACCAGGTGGTGGAAGAAGTGAAGCCCGCTAAACTCACCTACGTGGGCACGGCCAGCATGGGCGATCTCTTTTTGCGCAGCTTTATGCCGCAAAAGTTCAAAGACATTGTGCAGGACTACACCGACCCCATCGTGCAAGAGGTGATGATCGATACCCTGGTTAACCAAAGCTTTCGGCGCGATGTCTTTAGTCGCGGGGCGACGCCGATGTGGACGGCCCAGCGGCAGCAGGCGATGTTGCAGCAGTCCTTTGTGTTGCTTAATCGCCCCCCTGCCGATGACGAACTCAAATTCAAAACTTCTATTGGCGAGCTGAAGGGCAAAGCCGAAATTTACAATTTGTTCTACGACCAACTCGCGACTGGCCCCAAAACGGCTCAGGAGCTGATGCAGGTGCCCGCCAGTCAGCCCTTGGGATTGGGGGATATGATGCAGGCGTTGTCGTTCATGCTGAATGAAGGACACATTGGTTTCTACCGGCCGCCCAGCGATCGCGGTCCCGCTCTGGCGCTGAATCGAGCGATCGCGATCGCCACCGCTAATGGAGCGCCCTATCGGTTTGCGATCGCCAGCAAACTCGGTCATGTCGTCACCGTCAGCGATGTCGATTTAATGCTGCTCACCGCCACCTTTGACCAGCCACAAGGTTCTGCAACGGAACTGGGAACCGCTCTGGTTGAACGGCTACTGGCTTTGGGCAAAGGACTCAGCCAACAGGGCAAACCCCTCACCAAGCGCGAAGATCTCTTGCCCTACGCCACCCAGCTGGCCGAAACCTTTTTGCAAAAAACGTTGCCTCAATGGCGTGAATACGGCGTTTGTGAATAA